The Primulina tabacum isolate GXHZ01 chromosome 16, ASM2559414v2, whole genome shotgun sequence genome window below encodes:
- the LOC142530018 gene encoding dof zinc finger protein DOF5.4, producing the protein MHDLHSIGVGDGGGGGGGGRFFGGGGGDRRLRVHGQLMQQALKCPRCDSLNTKFCYYNNYNLSQPRHFCKACRRYWTKGGVLRSVPVGGGCRKTKRSRSRSSSGDGSRERKSKAQSSSSTDSSSLTAATPSAAVAEEGSALSAAVSKSATKYGLSCAMFYNANPPANPSFEDHGQAPLINPSGSTDGQIFPEIGSFDRLMASSDNAASMVGFSMSDRMQRRAPPAADNPGLEVDEFKMQDMNSDGLTTALDWGCCGGGDQSLFDLTAALDPSYWSQPQWTDSDHSLPHLP; encoded by the coding sequence ATGCATGATTTGCACTCCATCGGAGTTGGAGATGGCGGAGGCGGAGGGGGCGGTGGGAGGTTTTTCGGCGGCGGAGGTGGGGACCGGAGGCTGCGGGTGCACGGCCAGTTGATGCAGCAGGCGTTGAAGTGTCCTCGCTGCGACTCGCTTAATACGAAGTTTTGCTACTATAATAACTATAATCTCTCCCAGCCGCGGCACTTCTGTAAGGCCTGCCGCCGGTACTGGACCAAGGGCGGCGTCCTCCGCAGTGTTCCTGTCGGCGGTGGCTGCCGTAAGACGAAGCGTTCGAGGTCTAGAAGCAGCTCGGGGGATGGCTCGAGAGAACGTAAATCGAAAGCTCAGAGCTCGAGCAGCACGGATAGCTCCAGCCTCACCGCCGCCACTCCTTCCGCCGCCGTCGCGGAGGAAGGATCTGCGCTGAGCGCTGCTGTGTCGAAGTCCGCGACGAAGTACGGTCTCTCATGTGCGATGTTCTACAACGCGAATCCTCCTGCCAACCCTAGCTTCGAAGATCACGGCCAGGCGCCGCTGATCAACCCCTCTGGATCCACCGACGGCCAGATCTTCCCCGAGATCGGGAGCTTCGACCGACTCATGGCATCCTCGGATAATGCGGCGAGCATGGTCGGATTCAGCATGTCCGACAGGATGCAGCGGCGAGCTCCTCCGGCAGCCGACAATCCAGGTCTGGAGGTGGACGAGTTCAAGATGCAGGACATGAACAGCGACGGGCTGACGACGGCGCTGGATTGGGGGTGTTGCGGCGGAGGAGATCAAAGCCTGTTTGATCTAACGGCTGCCCTCGATCCTTCCTACTGGAGTCAACCCCAGTGGACTGACAGTGACCATTCCCTTCCTCACCTTCCATAA